One Thermomonas paludicola genomic window, CGGATATGCCTTGCCAGCGCTCCAGTGCGGCGGCGCGCAGCTTCACCCGCAGGCCGGGGATGCCGGGCACCTCACCGCACAGATCGGCATCCAGCCAGCCGGGTTTCCAGCCGTCGGCGAACAGCGCCGGTGTGGCCAAGGTGATGGCGAACCCGCCTGCCAGGCGATCAGCCCAGCCGGCTGGTGGCATCAGACCCTCGCCGCCATGGGGAGACAGCCATGACATCCGGCGCTCGCCGCCGAAGGTGACGCTGCCCGCCGCAATGCCGGCCGGACCGCGGCCCATCAGGGCGAAATGGCGGGCTTGCCAGCCACCTTCCTCTTGTCGTGCCGGGCTGAAATCCAGCCCTTCGGTCTGGAACAGGCGCCCGGTCTCGCTGGCGAACGTGGTGCGGTCGATGCCGACGTGGGTGCGGCGCTCCACCTGCCACGGCTGGGCGGAGCAGCGCTGCGCGATGGCTTCCACATCCACCGGCTTGCCTTGCGCCCAGTCCAGCAGTGCGGACGTTGGCCACCAGGCAGGGCCGGGCTGTGGTTTGCCTTTGGACTTGTTTTCGAACACCACCGGTGCAAGACCCGCAGGCAAGTCACTGCCTGCACCGTCGGCAAACCGGCCGGGCGAAAGCCGCACATAGGACGTGGTGCCGGTGACTTCGTCATGCAGTAACACGGCATCGGCGGGCTTGGGCAGCCAGACCTCGACGGGCTGCCCGCGTTCGCATTCGACCGGGAAAGGGCCTGCGGCGGACAGCGCCTGCAGTTCCTCGCGGTGTGCGGTGTTGCTCCACGGCTGCAGACCGCGTGAGTCCATGATCTGGGTGCGCAGCAGGCCCGCGAGGGCGGACGGCCAGGGGAAGTTCGCGCCGTCGCGGCTGCCCGCACCAAACGGCTTGCCGGAGCGGAACACTAGCGGTGCCTGCGGTTCGATCAGATACCAGGTTTGATTCATGGTCATGCGTCCTCGCGGCCCAGATCCTTGCTGCTGCGTGCCGACAGCCAGCGGGCCAGCACCAGTTCGTCCACCAGTGCGCCATATCCCGTGGGATCGGATTCGGTTTGCCAACGCTTGCCGCGTTCCAGCAGTTGCGCCACCACCGACGCATCGATGCCGTCTGCGCCCCCGCGCTGACTGGCGTGTTCGATCGCACGCTTGACTTCCAAGGAAACGATCTCGGCATCGAGGCCCTGCGCCAGACCTGTCAGCCACGCCTGACGGATGGCGTACGCCAGCTTGCCGGGCAGTGATCCGTCGGCGTAGCGGCTGCACCATGCCTGCAGGCGGGTGAAGTCCTCGGGGGCGTCGAAGCGGGCACGCCACGGCACCACGTGGCCGGCGCGCACGTACAGCTGGATGCCCAGCGCATTGCCCTGGCCGTTGCTTCCAGCCTGCCCCTTGGCGAATTTTTCCGCCGCATCGCCGTACTGGCGGATCAGCCCCAGTGGTTCCTGTACATGGCAGATGGCCGCGCCCACCCGCAGGCTGGGCAGGTCGTCGGGGTGGGGGTTGTCGCCGAGAAGAGTGCGTACGACATCCGCCATGGCCGCGTCGAAGGCTGCTGCCAAGGCGCGGCCACCGGCAACCACGCCAGCCAGCGGGAACAGCACCAGCAAATCCTCGCCCCCATTGAAGACACAGTGGCCGCGGTGTTCTCGGGCGATGGCAGGCACCTTGTCGGCGAATGCAGCGATAGCGCGGGAGACGGCGGAATGCTGTTCGGCGGTACTTGCCTTGTCGATGAAGCGGCCCATCCGGTCGCCATCGGCCACCACGATGGCCGCGTAGGGGCAGGGTTCCCCGTGTTGTTTCCACAGCGGACGCAACGTCACCCGCAGCGCATCCAGCGCCTGCAAGGCCTCTGGGGCACCTTCTTCCCGGGCTTCGCTGATCGCCGCTTCCAGGCGCTCGGGATAGAGCATGCCTGCATCGAATGGAAAATCCCCGTAGCAGCCAGCGTTGCCCTCGCTGCGGGTGGCATGGCCTTCGCCCACCAGCGGTGCATAGGCGTCTCGCAGGCTGGCAAGTGCTTGCGGATCGTCCTTAGACAGGTTCTGCAACCAGCCATCGGCCGCCAGCCGGGTCAGCGCGGTGAAACGTTCGCCCCGGCCCACCACCCGCTTGATGCAGCCCAATGCATCGAGCTGTTCGCCCGATGCAACTCCGAACTTGGGCGGAAAGCGCTTGCGGTTCTTCGGCAGTACGGATTCGCGCACGCCGTCCAACGAGGACTTGGGGACGCCGAAGCCCAGATCGTGGCCGGGTTCGAACATCGGCGCAAAGTTGCGGGTGTTCTTGCGTGCGCCCAGCGCGGCCTTGGTGTTGTCGTAGGCGCGACGGTAGTCGTCTTGCACCACGCACCATGCGGCGAAGGCCTCGAGCGCATCGTCCACTTGACGCGCCCAAAGGTCGTCGCGCAGCTGGACGCCCGCCTGCTGCCAGTCGCGTAGCGCGTCCTTGGCAGCCTGGCGAAGATAGGTGCGCGCTGCGGCAATGGCGTGTGCTGCCAATGCCTGCGCGGCAGTGGCATCGCTCTCCAGACGGGCCAGCAGCACGTTGGACAGGTTGCTGTTCTCGTCGTCGTTCACGTTGAGAACGCGGTCTTCGACCGGGTAGATCAAGGCAGCGCCCCCGTCCTTCAATGCCTTGCCGGCAGCGCGGGCACACTCTGACAGCAGGTGGCTGCCGGCCCACAGGTCGCGGCTGCGGCGGGCAGCGGCAATGAAGCCCTGCACCGGCCCGAGGGACAGTTCGATGAGATGGGTGGTCATGCTTTTTCCCTCACTGCAATGAGGTCGTAGCCGGCGACTTCGATATCGCAAAAGACGTATCGGCCATCGCGCAACTCCTTCTGCATTGCGCCAGGAAGGCTGGAAATCAAAGGCTCCACATCAGCGCCTCTCGCGTAATAGGACTTGTTGGATTTGATGTGCTTGGCTTCCAGCGAGCCGTTTTTGAGATTGAGTTGAAGTTTCACGTTGGCTACCCCAGTTGCCCCCGTGGGTCGCGTTTGCGCCTGATGTTTCGCGGGGTTGCTGGCGGCGGCACCGGCTGATTTTTTTTGGTCGGAGAAATAGGAAAGAAAGGCCTCGATGGCATCCTCGCCACGTCCCTGCATCGGCTCGACCTGGTCCGCCTTTGGTCCGACTTGCCATTGGCCAGCGTTGATCATGTGCGGTGCGCGGCGGAACTTGCCTTCCAGCGACAGGCCCATGTCCCTGATGTGATCCAGGTCCAGACACAGGACGGCCGGGCGCCAAGTCTTGCCGTCGAAGTAAGGGCGCAGGATCAGCGGCGATGCCATGCGCTCCGACGGCTTGTCGCTGCCCTTTGCGATGGGCTTAAGCGTTGTGTCCTGCGGGTCTTTCTGGCGCCACTCTTTTTCCTGTTTGAAGTGGGTAATGATCGGCAAGCCGAACGCAGCACGAGGAAACACGTTGCCGGCAGGATGCGCGGGCGGATGGTTTTCCGCGGCGTCGCCGGTGATCCTGCGAATGGCATCCGGCTCCGGCCAGCGACTGCGGCCGGGGCGCGGTCCTTGTCCGTGGTTCCGGGCGATGCCGGGTTTTTGGCGGAAATCCCGCAAGTGCCCGATGGCGTTTCCCCAAGCTTCAGTTGCACTGACGTTTGATCCGGAAAGCACTAGGCGCCAGCCTTGCGCTGCGACATCCTGTTCGCCGACCCCGATGAATTGTTTCTTTGCATCCAGGACCTGCACCGCGCCGCAGCCGCGCCGCGTGCGTGCGCCCACGCCGCCAAAGCTTGCCCACCATCGCAGAGCGGTCAGGACTTGTGCGTGCTGGTCGGGATCCAGTCCCGGATCCAGATGGAGCTTCAGGCTGAAGGTCACGCCTTCTTTCAGCAGGAGCTTTGGGTCTTCGGTTATCTGGCCTCGCTCACTCTTGCCCTGCGCGGGGAACAGCGCATATCCGGGGTAGCTTCCAAAGTCTGGTCCACGCACCTTCCCGTCGCGCTGGGTGTAGGTGGCGGCGGGTTGCAGATTTCGTTGCTGGCCTGGATTGACGGCGGCGCTGACACGGACCTTGCTCTTGGCGAGCGACGTCTCATCGCCGAGCCCACCCCAGATCGCCCGTTCGGCCTCGAACAGGCCATGGCTGTTCGCAAACCGCTTGCGATTGAGCAACCGCCACCAGAAGCGCAGCTGGCCGCGGATGGCGGTAGCGCGGATCGGCATGAGGGTATCCACTTCGCCCGCTTTCACACCCCCGCCATACATCGGTGTCACGAGGGTGCAGTCATAGGTCAGTGTGTCGCCTTCGCGGTGTGTGATCGCGGCGGCGGCCTCCCCGATGCCGTTGAAATCCGGCGCCGGCCGGGTCTTGCGGATGCTCATGACTAGACGTCTCCATGATCGTTGGCAGGGTTGGGAGGCATTGATGCAGGCAAAATCTCGCCCGCATCCGCGGTGGCATGCGAAGCGGGGGATGTGTTGGGGGATGAAAAGGAAAAGCAATGCTGCAAACGGGTGTGATCCTTCAACCTGACATCTCCATGGCCGGACTTACGCCGGTCCCCTGCCCGATCCTAAATGAACTTCCAGTGAATTTGTCTTGACCCAGGACAATTGTTGATGGACTGCGCAAATTCAGAATCGCCGTGCTACTCAAATCAGGGGGGCGTCGGCGGTGATGGCGCGCTGCAGCTCGGACATGGCATCTCTTTTCTGGGTTGTGGCAGGGGCGAACGGGTAGTCGCGATCAGTTCGTCGACCGCGCGCTGGCAGCGGTTGATACCCCTTTGGTGGTCAGCCTGTGCGCTGGCGGCACCAGCAGGGTCAACAGTGCGCCGCTCAGAAGGAGGAACTTGATGTATGGCTTGTGCCATTGGCGGGTGAAGAACGGGTCAGCTGGGTTGGACATATAGATTCCTGTGGTTTGAGTCGTGCTGCGCGTGCATGACGTTGCGGTGGAGTCAAAGGCTACCCAGGCGCAGACGTCATCCACGGGTTGCAAACTTGCAAAAGGCGCCAGCCGCCGACGCGGCCGGATACTGGCCACATGAACATCATCCTTGCCCCGTACTCCCCGGTTTACCTGATTGTGTCTCTCACCACCGTGGCCGTCTGGCTGTTTGTCCTGCTGCCGCGGGTGTCGCTGCGCGTGCGATGGTGGCTGCACTTTCCGGCTCTGCTTCTGCATGAAACCTGCCACTTCATCGCGGTAGTGTTGCTCGGTGGCAGCGCGCGGATGCAGTTGGGCTTGGGCCAGGACTCGCATGGCAGCCTGACGTACGGCAGCGTGCACTACGAGGGCGTTGGGCTGGGGCAGGTCGGCAAGACGCTGGTCAGCATTGCTCCGCTACTGCTGTTTGTCGCAGCCGCGGCCATTGCTCACCTGAAGCTGGGACAGCCGCAGCCGGTGCTGGAGGGACTGGGTTGGCTGGGCGCCATCCTTTGCTGCCTGCTGGGCGCCAGCATGTACTCCTCAAGCGATTGGCGTGGAACCGGATTGTTGGGGAAGTTCTTCGTGGTGACGAGCGCCCTGCAGATCGCCCTGATGCCAGTGTTCTACGTCGCGTGGGGCATTGAACTGCTCATCGGAAAATGAAGGTCGCGGGCAGAGGCAGTGCCCGATGTTTCCGGTTTGCAAACTTGCATCCGCTGGAACATCGGAAACCCGTGCCAGCATGAAGTTCCTCAGCGCAGCGTCGGTTGGACGGGTGCGTGCCCGATTTCCCGATTACAATTTTCTCTCATATCAAGGACGATTCGTCATGTTCAAGCATTCCTCCCTTTCCCCGCTGTCCGTTGCTGTCGCTGCTGCCATCGGTCTGACCGCCTGCGGCGGCGGTGGCGGCGGCAATGTCCGCCCCTCCAACCCGCCGCCCGTCACGCCACCGCCGCCCGCGCCCAAGTGCGAGGATCAGACGGCCAGCAACTACGGTGGCGCGCTGCCCTGCCTGTACCGCTACAACGGCACGGCTGACAACATCCTGGTGCCGACGAATGCCGACATCGCGCACAGCGAGGGCTATACCGGGCAGGGCGTGAAAATCGGCATGATGGATGATGGCCAGATCGACAGCAGCTATGCGCCGCTGGTCGGCAAGGTGGCGTGGTATCAGAGCTTTGTCGGCCATGCCGGCGAAACCGATCCAAGCGCAAAGCGGGGCCACGGAACCGTGGTGGGCGATGTGCTGGTTGGCACGGCAGCGGGCAGCTTCAAGGGTGGCGTCGCGCCGGGTGCGAGCCTGTATTGGGCCAATATCTGCTGGAACGATTGGTGTGGATCGACTGGCTGGGCGCAGGCGTTGAGCGCCACGTCCGCGCAGGGCGTGCGCTTGTGGAATGCCTCCATTGGTAGCTACTCCGCGACGGGCAATCAAGCCGGTGCGCACGCTTGGGCCTCGGCCAGCACTGGCGTACTGGCGGCCGATGGCCTGCTGGTGACGGTGACCGGCAATGACAGTGCCAGTGACGCGGGCAGTACCGCGATTGTCCCGCTGGTCGATTCCCGCTACCTCGGCCATTGGCTGGCGGTAACTGCCGTTGCGCTGGACAGCAAGGGCCAGGTGACCGGCAAGGCCGACTACGCCAACGCCTGCGGCAGCGCGGCGCAATGGTGCTTGGCTGCGCCGGGGCTGGTGTACTTCCCCGGCGTCCCCAATTCCGCATTCTCTGCGGGCGGCGGGCAGGGCACATCTTTTGCGGCGCCCAACGTCACCGGCTCGGCGGCGCTGGTCTGGCAGGCATTCCCCTGGATGAGCGCGAGCAACGTCGTCGCCACGCTGCTGACCACGGCCACCGATTTGGGCGATGCGGGCGTGGATTCGGTCTATGGCTGGGGAGTGGTGAACGCCGCCAAGGCCGTGCATGGCCCCGGTCAGTTCGTGGGCGTCTTCGATGCCAATGTCGCCGGCAACAGCACCTTCTCCAACACCATCACCGGCACCGGCAACCTGGTCAAGCGCGGCGGCGGCACGCTGACTTTGACCGGCCAGAACACCTACAGCGGCGGTTCCAGCGTCCAAGCGGGCACGCTGGTGCTGACGGGGGCGCTTGGCTCCTCGGTGGGTGTATCCAGCGGCGCGACCTTCGGGTCGAAGGGTGGCACGATCCACGGCGACTACACCGTGCAGGCGGGCGGCACCACCGCGATCCAGGTCGGCACCGGCCTGTCCATCGCTGGCACTGCCGGATTGGCCGGCACGCTCCAGCTTCTGCCGGAGAACGCAGGCTATGCGGTCAAGCCGACCGAAACCCTGCTGACTGCGGGCAAGGTCATCGGCACCTTCGGCAACGTCACCTACGGGTCGGGCTTCTTCTGGACGGCGCAGCTTGGCTACACCAGCACCAGTGTGACCGCTGCAATGACCCGCGCCAGCACGGCAGCGGCAGCCTCGGCCAGTGGCGCATCGCTGGCAGCGATTGACGGCGGCGTGATGGCTGACCACTTCCTTGCAAGCGTGGACGCGGCGGCGCAAGCCGGCACGGCCACGATGCAGGCGATGACGATGGCGGGCAAGTTGGCTTCGGCCCCGACTGCGGATGCGGCCTCGGCCTCACTGGCAAGCCTGACCGGCGCAGTCCACGGCACGGCGCGCAGCGTCGGGGTGCGGCAGGGCTTGAATGCCGGCGCGCTGTTGGCGGATCGCACCCGCAGCCTCGCGCAATTCGGGGAGTCGGGCGTGTGGGTGCAGGCCACGGATGGCGCGGGGAGTTTGCGCCGCACTGGCTACGACGCGGCGCGCTACAGCAATAACGGCGCGATGGTGGGCGTGGACAAGGCGGTGACCGATGGCCTGACGATGGGCGCGGCGATTGGCAGTGATCGCACCCACGCCACGTTGGACGGCCTGGGTGGGCGGCTGGATACCACCGGCACCACGGTGGCCGTGTATGGTCGTGCGGATGTGGGCAAGGCTGGCTACGTGGCCGGCAACATGAGCCACGAGAGCGCCACGGTGAAGGATCAGCGGAGTGTGCTGGTTGGTTCCACGCTGGAGGGCGTCACTGGCAAGCACACTGACACGACCACGCAGGCACGCATCGAGGCCGGCATGGCGCTGGACAACGGACTGGCTCCGTACCTGGCCGTAGGCGCGCTGCGGCACACGCAGGGCGCGATGGCTGAGGCGGGCGGCGCGGGCTTTGGGCTGTTGGCGGGCAAGGATGCCTTGACGATGACCTTCGCGGAGCTGGGCCTGCGCTTCGACCACGGCATTGGCCAGTGGGTGATCGGCGGCGACGTGTCGGCCCGCCGCCTGCTTGGTGGTGCGGATACCAGCTTCACCGCCGCGTTCACCGGCGCGCCGGATGCAGCGTTCGACGTGATGGGCCAGGCGCTGGGCAAGGACAGCTTCCGCGTCGGCGGCCATGCCTTCTACCGCACCGCGCAGGGCTGGATCGTGTACGTCACCGCAGGCACCGAGCGCGGCACCGGCCAGCGCAGCAACGGCTACGCCACAGCAGGGGTCAAGATCGGGTTCTGACCATATCCACCCCTCGCCGGTTCGCGCCGGCGAGGGGGTGAACGAATTGGCAATGTACGTCGGATGCCGATGCAGGGCCGCAGACCAGCAAGCGTGACTGTTAGCATTCCCGGAAGTCGTATTCAGCTTGCGGGGGAACCGTTTTGACTACATACCTAGTCACCCGGCACGAGGGCACCCGTATCTGGGTGGATGCCAAGGCCAAGCACGGCCAGCTGCCTTTCGCCATCGATCGGATGCTTGATCATCTGGATCTATCAATCCTGAAAAAGGGCGACGTGGTGGTCGGGACCCTGCCGATACGCATGATCGCCACGCTGCAGACCATGGGCGTGAAGTTCTGGTCGCTGGATCTCGAAACGCCGCCAGCGCAGCGCGGCAAGGAGCTGACAGGTATGCAGGTGTACCGCTACGGCGGACGCTTTGCCCGCTATGAGGTCCGGCAGAAGGAAGCGGAGGAAGTTCCGGCCGGCCGCGCGCGCAAGGCCGCCAGCCCGCAGCCGTCCATCAGCCTGATCCCCGTCAGCGCCCAGCTGGCCCCCGCGGCGATCGGTTGGCTGCAGATGCGTACCGACCAGGTGTGTCTGCTGGCGAGTCCGGCCATGAAAAAACAGGCAAGCGCCCTGAAGCAATGGTTTTCCAGTCGGGAAAATCCACCGAAGGTCGTAGTCGTGGAGTGGGATGACAGCAGCTACGCCGTCTTGCTGGAGCAGGTCGAGGACTTGGTCGGCGAGCTGGCGATGGATCTGCGTCCACAGGTGGTTGTCAATCTGACCGGTGGTACCAAGCCCATGTCGATGGCGCTGCAACGTGCGTTCGGCAAGCGCGCGGAGGCGTTTGGCAGTGCCCTTCACGGGCTTTACGTCGACACCGAGCACCGGCAGCTGGAGGATCTGCTGTCACCGCATCGCCCTACGTTGCCAATGCAGGGGGTGCTGAACATCGCCGACATGCTGGCGTTGCAGGGGTTCAAGGTCGCCAGCGCGCAAAGTGCGGCGCCGAAATATGGGGACTGGCTGCCGCGCGCCTCGCTGTTCGACCTGTTGCTGAGCCGGGGCGCGATAGATTGGCTGCCGGCGTGGTATTCGCTGTTGGATCTGGCGGGCTGGCTGCTGGACGAAAGGAAGAACAAAAAGGGCAAGCGCCTGGCGAGCAACGAATTCGCCTCCATCAAATGGATGGGCTCACGCAAGCAACCCAGCTTCGAGATTTCCATCGTGGGAGCGGGTAAGCAGAATTGGTCAGGTTTGCGGCGAGCCCTGAGCGGTTCCTTCGGCGCTGCGTTGCTGCGTTGCGGAGTGGCTCAGGTGCAGTTGTCCGACACTGGAGATAGACTGCAACTTAAATTCGATTTGACTGCCCGGGATGAGCTGGCGTTTGCTGCCGGTGGCTGGCTGGAGGTGTGGCTGGCTAAACAGTTCGCCGATGCGGGGGTTGACGACTGGGCGCAAGGCGTCGAGGTCTCACGGGCCGGGGTGAAGAATGAATTCGATCTGGTCGTCGCCTGCGGCAATCGCCTGCTGGTGGTCGAGGCGAAAACCGGCGGCCTGAACCGGGATGGCAAGCAGGACACTCGTGCGGCTGAAGCTGTCTACAAGCTCGACGCATTGGCCGAGAAGCTCGGGCACTACTTCAACGACCGCTGGCTGGTGACCCTGCGTGGGCTCGCTTCCATGGACGCTGAGCGCGCCAGGAAAAACCATCGCATCCGGGTTTTCGAAGGCCAGGGCGACCCGAAGTTCACCGCGAGCGTGCACGACGCGATCAGGAAATGGGTTGAGAGCTGCAGGTTGCCGGAGTCGGAAGGTTTTGCGCCCTCGCACTTCGATCCTCCCAAGCCGACTGGTTCCCGGGCTTCGGGCAAGTCTGGCGATGCCAGGCCTGAGGCGTGCGGCGATCAAATGACCAACGCTTTCATGAAGGCGCGGAACACACACTGAGCGCGCTCGAATGGGAGGGCATGCGCGAGCCCGATGGCGGGGTAGGGGCCGAGGGAGATCATGGTGGCTCGTCCCGCCCACCTGAAGCGATAGCGCCAATGCTTGGTGCCGGATGGCGAGACTTCCAGCGCCAAGCCATCCCGATCCGCGACCCGATAGAGCTTGGGCCGCGGCTTCAGTGACCGGATTCGGAGGTCGGAGAGAGACATCTCTGACCTTCTACCGCTGCGTGGAGCACGGCAACAGTGGACAAGCGGCGTGGAGGGCATGGGCGCTGGCCGCGCGTGTCGAGATGCGACCTCGGCCACCTGGGGCGGGGCGCCGATTTCTACTCACAAATCTACTCAC contains:
- a CDS encoding Arm DNA-binding domain-containing protein; the protein is MPSTPLVHCCRAPRSGRRSEMSLSDLRIRSLKPRPKLYRVADRDGLALEVSPSGTKHWRYRFRWAGRATMISLGPYPAIGLAHALPFERAQCVFRAFMKALVI
- a CDS encoding S8 family serine peptidase; translated protein: MFKHSSLSPLSVAVAAAIGLTACGGGGGGNVRPSNPPPVTPPPPAPKCEDQTASNYGGALPCLYRYNGTADNILVPTNADIAHSEGYTGQGVKIGMMDDGQIDSSYAPLVGKVAWYQSFVGHAGETDPSAKRGHGTVVGDVLVGTAAGSFKGGVAPGASLYWANICWNDWCGSTGWAQALSATSAQGVRLWNASIGSYSATGNQAGAHAWASASTGVLAADGLLVTVTGNDSASDAGSTAIVPLVDSRYLGHWLAVTAVALDSKGQVTGKADYANACGSAAQWCLAAPGLVYFPGVPNSAFSAGGGQGTSFAAPNVTGSAALVWQAFPWMSASNVVATLLTTATDLGDAGVDSVYGWGVVNAAKAVHGPGQFVGVFDANVAGNSTFSNTITGTGNLVKRGGGTLTLTGQNTYSGGSSVQAGTLVLTGALGSSVGVSSGATFGSKGGTIHGDYTVQAGGTTAIQVGTGLSIAGTAGLAGTLQLLPENAGYAVKPTETLLTAGKVIGTFGNVTYGSGFFWTAQLGYTSTSVTAAMTRASTAAAASASGASLAAIDGGVMADHFLASVDAAAQAGTATMQAMTMAGKLASAPTADAASASLASLTGAVHGTARSVGVRQGLNAGALLADRTRSLAQFGESGVWVQATDGAGSLRRTGYDAARYSNNGAMVGVDKAVTDGLTMGAAIGSDRTHATLDGLGGRLDTTGTTVAVYGRADVGKAGYVAGNMSHESATVKDQRSVLVGSTLEGVTGKHTDTTTQARIEAGMALDNGLAPYLAVGALRHTQGAMAEAGGAGFGLLAGKDALTMTFAELGLRFDHGIGQWVIGGDVSARRLLGGADTSFTAAFTGAPDAAFDVMGQALGKDSFRVGGHAFYRTAQGWIVYVTAGTERGTGQRSNGYATAGVKIGF
- a CDS encoding type III-B CRISPR module-associated protein Cmr3, with translation MTMNQTWYLIEPQAPLVFRSGKPFGAGSRDGANFPWPSALAGLLRTQIMDSRGLQPWSNTAHREELQALSAAGPFPVECERGQPVEVWLPKPADAVLLHDEVTGTTSYVRLSPGRFADGAGSDLPAGLAPVVFENKSKGKPQPGPAWWPTSALLDWAQGKPVDVEAIAQRCSAQPWQVERRTHVGIDRTTFASETGRLFQTEGLDFSPARQEEGGWQARHFALMGRGPAGIAAGSVTFGGERRMSWLSPHGGEGLMPPAGWADRLAGGFAITLATPALFADGWKPGWLDADLCGEVPGIPGLRVKLRAAALERWQGISGWDLAAQKPRATRKAVAAGATYWFDVLAGTPDQLEQLWLASLSDNAQDRRDGFGIALTRPWQSTLSGDQIP
- the csx16 gene encoding CRISPR-associated protein Csx16, whose protein sequence is MDAKAKHGQLPFAIDRMLDHLDLSILKKGDVVVGTLPIRMIATLQTMGVKFWSLDLETPPAQRGKELTGMQVYRYGGRFARYEVRQKEAEEVPAGRARKAASPQPSISLIPVSAQLAPAAIGWLQMRTDQVCLLASPAMKKQASALKQWFSSRENPPKVVVVEWDDSSYAVLLEQVEDLVGELAMDLRPQVVVNLTGGTKPMSMALQRAFGKRAEAFGSALHGLYVDTEHRQLEDLLSPHRPTLPMQGVLNIADMLALQGFKVASAQSAAPKYGDWLPRASLFDLLLSRGAIDWLPAWYSLLDLAGWLLDERKNKKGKRLASNEFASIKWMGSRKQPSFEISIVGAGKQNWSGLRRALSGSFGAALLRCGVAQVQLSDTGDRLQLKFDLTARDELAFAAGGWLEVWLAKQFADAGVDDWAQGVEVSRAGVKNEFDLVVACGNRLLVVEAKTGGLNRDGKQDTRAAEAVYKLDALAEKLGHYFNDRWLVTLRGLASMDAERARKNHRIRVFEGQGDPKFTASVHDAIRKWVESCRLPESEGFAPSHFDPPKPTGSRASGKSGDARPEACGDQMTNAFMKARNTH
- the cmr1 gene encoding type III-B CRISPR module RAMP protein Cmr1, with translation MSIRKTRPAPDFNGIGEAAAAITHREGDTLTYDCTLVTPMYGGGVKAGEVDTLMPIRATAIRGQLRFWWRLLNRKRFANSHGLFEAERAIWGGLGDETSLAKSKVRVSAAVNPGQQRNLQPAATYTQRDGKVRGPDFGSYPGYALFPAQGKSERGQITEDPKLLLKEGVTFSLKLHLDPGLDPDQHAQVLTALRWWASFGGVGARTRRGCGAVQVLDAKKQFIGVGEQDVAAQGWRLVLSGSNVSATEAWGNAIGHLRDFRQKPGIARNHGQGPRPGRSRWPEPDAIRRITGDAAENHPPAHPAGNVFPRAAFGLPIITHFKQEKEWRQKDPQDTTLKPIAKGSDKPSERMASPLILRPYFDGKTWRPAVLCLDLDHIRDMGLSLEGKFRRAPHMINAGQWQVGPKADQVEPMQGRGEDAIEAFLSYFSDQKKSAGAAASNPAKHQAQTRPTGATGVANVKLQLNLKNGSLEAKHIKSNKSYYARGADVEPLISSLPGAMQKELRDGRYVFCDIEVAGYDLIAVREKA
- the cas10 gene encoding type III-B CRISPR-associated protein Cas10/Cmr2, yielding MTTHLIELSLGPVQGFIAAARRSRDLWAGSHLLSECARAAGKALKDGGAALIYPVEDRVLNVNDDENSNLSNVLLARLESDATAAQALAAHAIAAARTYLRQAAKDALRDWQQAGVQLRDDLWARQVDDALEAFAAWCVVQDDYRRAYDNTKAALGARKNTRNFAPMFEPGHDLGFGVPKSSLDGVRESVLPKNRKRFPPKFGVASGEQLDALGCIKRVVGRGERFTALTRLAADGWLQNLSKDDPQALASLRDAYAPLVGEGHATRSEGNAGCYGDFPFDAGMLYPERLEAAISEAREEGAPEALQALDALRVTLRPLWKQHGEPCPYAAIVVADGDRMGRFIDKASTAEQHSAVSRAIAAFADKVPAIAREHRGHCVFNGGEDLLVLFPLAGVVAGGRALAAAFDAAMADVVRTLLGDNPHPDDLPSLRVGAAICHVQEPLGLIRQYGDAAEKFAKGQAGSNGQGNALGIQLYVRAGHVVPWRARFDAPEDFTRLQAWCSRYADGSLPGKLAYAIRQAWLTGLAQGLDAEIVSLEVKRAIEHASQRGGADGIDASVVAQLLERGKRWQTESDPTGYGALVDELVLARWLSARSSKDLGREDA